A DNA window from Pyrococcus kukulkanii contains the following coding sequences:
- a CDS encoding ATP-binding protein, with translation MIGLLEDQNPWWIHEEDPELKEFKKLRYRITPKWIEEISLQPFSLNFILGPRRVGKTLGMKLLIKNILENSKNPYSVFYFDCSILENYKELVEIMEAYFKIRRRKGVKSSYIFLDEVTLLPDWWRGVKYLIDRKKFIDDVLTVTGSITLARERIIGAFGGRMGRGRIIEVTPLSFREYYHLFYQEFARSKASEIFENYLETGGYLAYLNGMLTTKDVILTIKSDILTLGKSTSIARDVIGAIIDVAPDPVSFRKLAERSGVSVPTVREYIEVFEALHILLQIPFRDEGGRIIERKDRKFIIRDPLIARALAEWAGREIGKEVLYEWIVQEHLYRKFGEVFYFRTDKYEIDAVAKGIKIEVKSGRIKRKYPRGVIVIGGEEIPEFLYNLT, from the coding sequence ATGATTGGACTACTTGAAGATCAGAATCCATGGTGGATACATGAGGAAGATCCTGAATTAAAGGAATTTAAGAAGCTGAGGTACAGGATAACGCCGAAGTGGATAGAAGAAATCTCCCTCCAGCCATTCTCCCTTAATTTCATTCTCGGACCAAGGAGAGTTGGGAAAACCCTCGGAATGAAGCTACTGATAAAAAACATCCTGGAGAATTCAAAAAACCCGTACTCAGTATTCTACTTCGACTGCAGCATTTTAGAGAACTATAAAGAACTCGTTGAGATAATGGAAGCATACTTCAAAATAAGAAGGCGCAAAGGAGTAAAGAGCTCGTATATATTCCTTGATGAAGTAACCTTACTCCCGGACTGGTGGAGGGGAGTTAAGTACCTTATTGATAGGAAAAAATTCATTGATGACGTTCTCACGGTAACCGGATCAATAACCCTCGCCAGAGAAAGAATTATAGGAGCATTTGGGGGAAGAATGGGTAGAGGAAGAATTATAGAGGTTACTCCGCTCTCATTCAGAGAGTACTATCACTTATTCTACCAAGAGTTTGCTCGCTCAAAGGCCAGTGAAATCTTCGAGAACTACCTAGAAACCGGAGGATACTTGGCCTATCTCAATGGCATGCTCACGACAAAAGACGTGATCTTAACGATAAAATCAGATATTCTAACCCTTGGAAAGAGCACGAGCATTGCTAGGGATGTTATCGGAGCCATAATTGACGTTGCTCCCGATCCTGTATCCTTCAGAAAGCTTGCCGAAAGGTCAGGCGTATCAGTTCCGACGGTAAGAGAGTACATTGAAGTGTTTGAAGCCCTTCACATTCTCCTTCAAATACCCTTCAGGGATGAAGGAGGGAGAATAATAGAGAGAAAAGATAGGAAGTTCATAATAAGAGACCCCCTAATTGCAAGAGCTTTAGCAGAGTGGGCGGGGAGGGAGATAGGAAAAGAGGTGCTGTACGAGTGGATCGTGCAGGAACACCTATACAGGAAATTTGGAGAGGTATTTTATTTCAGAACGGATAAATATGAGATCGACGCAGTTGCTAAGGGAATCAAAATCGAGGTTAAGTCGGGGAGAATAAAGAGGAAGTATCCCAGGGGTGTGATAGTTATCGGCGGAGAGGAAATTCCAGAGTTCCTCTATAACTTAACATGA
- a CDS encoding phosphoribosyltransferase, producing MDKVYLTWWQVDRAIFALADKLREYKPDVIVGVARGGLIPAVRLSHILGDLPLKVIDVKFYKGIDERAEKPVITIPIHGDLKDKKVVIVDDVSDTGKTLEVVIGEVKKLGAREIKVACLAMKPWTSVVPDYYVFRTDKWIVFPWEEFPVVTKE from the coding sequence ATGGACAAGGTCTATCTAACTTGGTGGCAGGTTGACAGGGCGATATTTGCTCTAGCCGATAAGCTGAGAGAGTACAAGCCAGATGTAATCGTTGGCGTCGCAAGGGGAGGGTTAATTCCAGCCGTTAGGTTGAGCCACATCCTTGGTGATCTTCCGCTCAAGGTAATCGACGTTAAGTTCTACAAGGGGATAGATGAGAGGGCTGAGAAGCCTGTAATTACAATCCCGATACATGGGGATCTCAAGGACAAGAAGGTTGTGATAGTGGATGACGTCAGTGATACTGGAAAAACCTTAGAGGTAGTAATAGGGGAAGTGAAGAAGCTTGGTGCGAGGGAGATAAAGGTCGCCTGCTTGGCTATGAAGCCATGGACTTCCGTAGTTCCGGACTATTACGTCTTCAGGACTGACAAGTGGATAGTCTTCCCATGGGAGGAATTTCCAGTCGTTACCAAAGAGTAG